The genomic DNA AGGGCGGCTGTCAACGCGGGTTGCtcacgagacagaaacactCTGGAGATAAAGTCTCAGTAGAATACCCATACAGGACATTTGGCTAGAGTTGATGAGCCGAAACACCGACAGTTTATTACACAGACACaaataatatatatatatatatatatatatatatatatatgtatatataaaataaagatgcatgtgcatgtagATGCTGGCAGTTTGCGGGTTGATATTCGCAGGTAAATAGATTTTTACCGGTAGGATGGTTCGCGCAAGTCAGGACTGCAGGAGCGGTTTTGGCGAGTGGTTCGAGGCTCAACAGGTATCACTGGAAAAAGGTTTAAACCCATCTGAGTTCGAACCTGGGAAAGGAGTGAGAGCGCCCGAAGAGGCATCTTTTCTCGGCACATCGATGgcgctgcgcatgcaaactcAAGGAATAGCAATTCTACTGATTTGAATGAATCCTCATCTCTACGCGTTTTGTCCTCCTTGATCTCTCCGTGTTTCACAACCATCATTGGCAGTCTGTCGCGGTGTTTTTGTTGCTTTGCGATTTCTGGTCCTTGCGGCGAGGCTTTCGTCCGCATGCACCCAGTTGCCAAGGAGACAGTCGAACTCTCAAAGCAGATTACGCTTTGCGTTCGTCCCAACTGTCTTGTCGtcttccgttccttttcccttcagACCTTAACCTCTGTCCCTCTAGATTTCCGCAGAAATCACCCCCGAAGAGCCACaacgtctctcgcctctctgtgttgcTTCTGAATCAACGATTTTTCCGGGGAAAAAGGGGGTTCCGCCGCGGTTTCCCCTGCTTTCCAACCTGCATTGTTCTTCATCGCTagtcgtttctcctctccaccttcgCACAgcttccgcgtttccccgcgttCGTTTGTCGCCAACTGCGCCCAACTGCCCGGTCAttcccccttcctctttttccccggCTAGCCACCGCGTTCCACGCGTGCCTTCGTGTGCgagttttccttttctcttccaccTTGGTCTTGGTTCCTCAGGCGACCTCCCATGTTTTCTGCGCGCCCTCGAgtgtctttttgtcgcgATGACGGCGCTCGACCGGCTCGTGGATCTCCACCAGAAGCTGTTGAAGTACGAACATGCAGCGGAGACTGAAGAGCTGGAGAGTGCCCTcaagtctctctcgctctcagAGTTAGAGGCGCAAGGCGTGgttcttccccgcctcgtGGTTCACCAGGTGCGGAGTGGGCTCTACTCCCGCACGCTTGTCGACTTCTGCacgcggcgcgcctcgcaAGCTTTCCAGGAGCGCCAGAAAAAGGCTGGTCCTGCCGACGCTGAAGATGGCGCCGCGTCGgatgcgtctcttcttcctccccagCACCGCTTCACGCCCGGAGACATCGTGGGTCTTTTCGACgaagtgcatgcgctgcaGGCGGCTGGAAGCAAgggcgctctcgcctcgggGGTTGTGCACAAGGTTCGTGCGCAGGTCATTTCCATCGCCTTCGAAGACGACGACTGGGTGAGCAGTTCTGACAAGGCAAACCGTGGGGCGAGTggcggaaagggaagagaagacgaaggccgcAGCAGCTTCCACCTCGCCCTCATCTCCAGCAGCGTGACGATCGAGCGGCAGCTGAAAGCTCTCGACCGCCTCAAGAACTACGCGCCGAACGGGCCTGCCCAGACGCTGCTCAATCTCTGCTTCGGCTTTCAACAGCCCCAGCCGCTGGCTCCCGCGCCTCAGCAAGACACGGGCGCTTCCGACCCCGCAGCCGGGTCGTCAGAATGTGCAGACGGCCTCCAAACGAGCGACTTCGCCGCTGGCTCTcattctctcccttctgtgtctctcgatcTATCGCGATGTGGCGACTTCCCGTGGTTCTGCCCCACGCTGACTGTCTCCCAGAAGCGCGCAGTCCTGCTGGGCCTTCGCTCGCGGGACCTCGCCCTCATTCATGGCCCGCCCGGCACAGGCAAGTCGACCGCGCTCTTGGAGCTTCTGTTGCAGCTGGCGAGTCGCGGCTGCCGCGTCCTCGCATGCGCGCCGAGCAACGTGGCCGTGGACAACCTTCTCGAGCGAATCGCCGCTTTCGCCGAGCCGAGCGCAACGCCATCAGCCTCGGGGgcggcgctgcgcctcgctTCGAGGCTAAGAAAGTGCGTGCGCCTTGGGCACCCCGCCCGCGTCGACGAAAACTTGGCGCGGTTCTGCCTGGAGAGTCAGCTGCagaggagcgaaggcgcggcgtTGTCGCGTGAGATTCGGCGAGAACTGGACCTCAATTTAGAGATGTTGAAGGACCGcaagaagctggagaggcaCGTGGAGCGCAGACGCGTCGAAacggcgggcgaggcgagtgCGAACGACGATGGCGCGCGCCCCGGCGCCTCGCGGAGTGCGTGGAGTCTGGCGAAGCGCGAACTGCGAGAAGAGATCCGGACCTTGAGGAAAGAACTGCGGGCCTTCGAGCGAAAAGCAGTCGAGGAAGTCTTGGAGCAGTGCCCCATCGTCTTCGCGACCTGCGCCGGCGCAGACGACGAGACTCTCCGACAGTTCTTCGGAAACGGGGACACAAGTGCTAGCCAGCCTGGTCGGAATGGGTTCGACGTCGTTGTCATCGACGAAGCTGCTCAGGCAAGTTCAGGCTTTTTTTCCCTCACctcccctcttcccttccccgTCGTGTGTGCGGTCCTTTCCGATCGCGTCGCTCCTGTGCGCGTGGTGTCCCGCGGTCTTTGGGCCACCACCCAGACGCTTCTTTGCGTCCTCTCGGTCgcgcgtcgcttcttcgaacattcttcgtctccgctggCTTCACGCGGCGCACGCGCTTGCCTTTGATCTGTGTTTGTTCAGGCTCTGGAAGCAGTCTGCTGGATTCCCTTGCTGTACGGACACCGGGCCGTCCTGGCGGGCGATCACTGTCAGCTCGCCCCCACGATCAAGAGCCGCGCGGCGGAGCGGGGCGGCCTGGGCATCACGCTCTTTGAGCGGCAAATGCAGGCGGCCCACGGGTCTCGCATCTCGCAGCTGCTCGACACACAGTTCCGCATGCACCGCACCATCATGGACTGGAGCAACGAACAGTTCTACAAGGGGGAGCTTCGGGCGGACGAGTCCGTCGCTTCGCGGCTCCTCGAGGACAAGTATCCCCGGCTGAGAGACGAGACCTCGGGAAAGCGACCACCCGAAGGGGAAGTCCCGAGCGCTTCCGTCGCGCCCCCGTTCCTCTGGATTGACACggccggtgtctcctggctcgaggaagacggccaAGAGGACCCGAGCCTGCTGCGGAACGGTCCGGTCTCCGcccgcgtgcatgcgtcgaaaAGCAAccggggcgaggcggcgctccTCGTGAAGCGCCTGCAGGAGCTCGTGTGGAACTTTGGCGTGGACGCGGAAGACATTTGCGTCATCACGCCCTACCGGCAACAGGTACAGGTTCTGCGGCAGTTCTTGCGCGAGGCCGCAGACGCGGAGCCTTCACCTGCGTCTGTGGCGGGGGCCAggggcgaagaagctgaacgcgagacgcgccgacTGCGGCAGAGCTTCGCGCGAATCCCCGTCAACACAGTGGACGGCTTCcaggggaaagaaggcgaagttGTCGCCATTTCGCTGGTGCGCAGCAATCCGCGCCACGAAGTCGGCTTCCTCAAAGACGTGCGCAGACTGAACGTCGCGGTGACGCGCGCAAAACGTCACCTCCTCATTGTCGGCGACTCCGAGACGATCGGCGGccaggaggaaggagacgcgagtgAGCCGGAAGCGCCCGACGCGGACCTCcggacggaggagacacctggccCGGCCGAGGGCGCGCCCCGCTCGAGACGCTCGGCGAGAGAGATCCTGCGGTCGCTGTTTCAATATGCGAGTGAAAAGGGCGAGATTCGGAGCGCGCTCGAGTTCATTGATATCTCCCAAGTCCCCGGCGCCACAGAGCGAAAACCGAAacaggcgcgcgagacgccgtCGTCGGccgcagaaagaaaaacagccgCGAGGACGGACCGCTCCGGGTGGGCGGCTTCAAGCTCGGGACTCGACCCCGCGAAGCCGGGGAAAGGCATGAGCCGGGCGGCAGCtaagaagaagaaacacgagcGGAAACTGAAACTAAGGGGGAccgcagaggcggcagaggccaGCGGGGATGGTGGCGAAGGCCCGAGCCGCCAACGTGGGGTCGGAGACGGCCGCGCAGGGTCGTCGGGGGACTCTGGAGAGGCGCATTCTCTGGAAGCGAAGTACCGAAGCATCCTGGTTCAGTTTGTGCAGCGGGCGGAACAGACGGCCCGTCAGTCGCCTGGAGCATCTCCCTCCTAcacgtttccttcctcgttgaCTGCTTACGAACGCAAAATTGTGCACGCACTCGCGGTCGAGTTAGGCCTTTCTCACGTGTCTTTGGGGACCGGTGAAGAGAGGCAGGTCGTCGTCAGCGTCCGGCAGCGAAGGGGCGGGGTGCCGGGAACGGCGCAGGCTCGGcacgaggagacgaaggcagaggCAGCGGACGCGGAAGGGTGGCGCGAGAGTCCgaggagcggcagcgaaggcgaggctgcCAGCGTGCGAGAGAGTGAGCGGGGGCGGTGCGGAGatggaagagaggagggtgGACACGCAGAGGGACCGCTCGAGAAGACGTCGGGACGGCCGCAAGCTTCGCtagggaagaagaagaaaggagaggaggcagcaaggcccgagaaaggcagcgaagacgatTTCGACGCACTGCTGGAGAGTCTGTCGAAGGAAGACTGGACTTGCGGCTTCTCGCGGTGTCAAGCGTCGACGAAAGTCTTGGGTCGCACATGCCCGTTCTGCCGAAAacgtttctgcttctctcacTCGATGCCGGAGATTCACGGCTGCGGCGACGCCGCATCGGCTGGCGCGCGAAAGAGCTTCAGGGAATCCGTggcgcgcgagcgaagacgagaggaagagaaacggtcGGGAAGCGGCCTCGCCAGCGGCGCGAACTCCATCTTTCTTGGCAAGTCCTATGCAGGCAACGCCTGGGCCCAGTCGCAGGCTCAGCAGAAACTCCGGGACAAGATcgagcaggagaaaaagaagagaacagccaagaaaaaggaggaaggaaggaagtGAGCGCGATCGAGACagggaacgagggaaaaaagagtgAGAGACGGCCCGGAAACCGAGGTGGgcgccgccgcaggcgccgcacggtgtgtgtgtgtgtgtgtttttgtgtCGGTTTCGAGTGCTTGCgtggtggagagaaacggaaaggtcTGAAGGTGGACAGGCACTgtgaggaaacgaagagggaagacagaCGGGAGAGCTCACAAGAGGGCTACGGAGACCGGAAGGGAAGATCCGGGATCGAGAGCCCCGGGGACAAGACAAACaacagaggcgacgcagctgagAAGTAAAAATGTAGGCAGTctccagagaaacagaggcgtGGAAGGAAGTCGAAATTCTGAAAAGTAAAGACCTGTACTGCCGGATGGAGGAAGGGCCGTGGGATGAGGGAAACGGACACGTGTTGATGCAGTGCACGTTTTGCCCCTCTGAGACGTATGTTGGCTTCGAAAGCCTAGACTGTAGATACtgtggaaaaggaaacgttCTCACTCCAGCGCCGCAGAACCTGAGGATTCCCGTAGCTGGTCAAAAATCGGGTGCACGATAACAAAAGGCTCACCAGGCAGCACGGCTTTTCAATCGCGTTTTCCTGAAAAAGGGTGCCTGTGAGGCGCCGACAAAATGCGGTGAGACCTCAGAACTCTCAGGCCGGGACGGCGCGCGGTAGGGCGGTCGTTCGGGCTGTGTTTTTTGCTTCACCGAAGTCCCCTCTAGATTGTGACAGGCTGAGGCAGGCGCACGGGTCTCAGCAGCTCGCAAATGTGCACAAGACTGCAGTGGTGTTTTAACGGTCGTTTGGCTGTGGGCCAACCGCACTGAATTGCTAGCTACGGTAGTGCTTATGGACTCCGTTAGGATACTTCGGTGGGAATTCACCTCCCGCGGCAGTCGCCAGCGCCCAGAAACAGAGTCAGCTGAAAGGTTCTTTCCTGAGGCGCCGCCAGGTGGCTGCACACAATCTCGTTTTTCCGCAAGGACGCAAGGCAGTCGAGTGAACTTcatttcgtcttccgctgctgACGACGCGAAGCAGGAAGGCGGGCATGAGACGTGTGTCAGTTCCACAATCTCTTTGGCGCTGCACAAGTACGTCAGCTGCCGACAGTGTCTGCCTCGTGTAGCCGCAGGTGCGCTCAGTTTCCCgggtgcgcatgcagcggttAGAGTCCAGGCCGCAGCTCTCCGTAGgctccgtcgttttctctacCACCGTGTGGGGGCTCGCAAGCACCACTGCTGTTTTGGTCCGCACCTCAGTGCTGCACTTGCGCTCTGCGTGAGCTCTGTTCGAAGCTCCGGCGACGTCACGAATCAACTCTACGAGGACGCCGACCCGGGCGTTCACAACGAGTACTACCGTTCGAACCGGAAACAGGCACGTCCCAACTCAACAAAAGTGAGTTTCGGtcagcctctctgctccgctGATGTACGCTCGTGCCTGTCGGTCTCCCTAATGTCCCAAGCCTGGAGTTTCCTGGTTTTCCACGTCGGACGGGCGGCACCTGGTGCTCTTTGGTTTTCGGGGTGAAGCGCAGAGACCGTGCACGCTTGCCCTGGCGGGGCTGCGCGGGCGGGAAAAGCATACGCACTTACGGGTGCGCCAAAAACAGGCGTCAGCTTCGAACCACGCAATTGTTCTAGACGAAAATACGTACAACGGCGACTGTTATTGAACTTGGGGAAAGGGTTCCCGTAGCGAGAGCCGTACGCCCGGGGACAAGGCGTGTGATACATAACCCACATTTCCTACGTCATGTGGTGACTTCCGACATGATAAAAGAGCCGCGCACCACGCGAAAACGACTGCACGGGATCTCCACCGCCCACGAAACGTTCGCCGCCTGAATCACTTTTATGGACAGCGCACCGTACATAACAGTGTCAACAGACACTGGCGACCGCATACGAGAACCTCCCGGAGCTGGCTTCGTGGCAGACCTGAAGAAAACTGGTGTCCGGCTCCGCGAGGTTCACCTGTTCACCGCGTTGGCGAAAGCTACGCTCCTACGCAACCGAAAGTGTGCCCCGGAAGCTCGGCAGTCAATCGGCTTCGAACTTCTCTCTACTCTATGATGCACTGGAGGCCCTTTGACCGTCGAAAGAGTCCACCGACCTCAGAAGCACCgagcaggcgcagcgggCGCGTGGCGGCTTGCTACTAGGCAACCCACTCCTGCGCGTTCCGCGTCCGCATGCACGCTCGCTTGTTGCCTGCGCCTTGCCGACCGTTTTTGCTTGACACCTCAGCGAGCCAGGAATCGAATGGTGCGATCCGTGAAGCCCTGGAAAACTCTGGAGGCAGTGAGCTCTCTCCTGGCGCGCTGCGCATTCCCGAACTACTACTGAATCGGAATGCACACCGGAGAGTCGGTCCTGAACTCGGTGagctcctcttcgccctcgactCCCTGGAAGCCCCAGCCGCTGTCTAGGCCCTCTTCGCCAGCGCCTGGAGACGTCGCCGGCAGAGTCCCCACTCCGGGTCCAGTCGTCGTCGCCGTGGTCGTGGCGCCTGCACACGAAGGGATTCCAAGGAGGCCTCCCTCGAAGGTACATCGCTTGGCAGAGGCTGTTCCCGATTCGATCAACTGCGCAAGTTCCTGCGCTCCTGTAGGCGTCGTTCTCAAGCAGGTTCCCCCCGGCGATGACGGCTTCATCGACAAAATAAAGTCGTCGTGGCTATGACCTCGCAAGCCCGGTCCAGCGTCATCACCCTCAAATATCTCCTGCGCCTTCACGGCGGCGGCTCCGCCAATGCCGCCGTAGTCCACGAGCATATCTTCTCGGCCCTCAAACGACGCCAAGCTTCCCCTCGCGAGATCTGGCCTGTCGGCGCTTCGAGGGTTCACCCCACTCTGTGTCCCCACAGCATGAGGATCCCGACCCAACTCGAGCAAATGGGACACAAAGCGCTGCAGGAAAGGCTCGGTATCGGCTTCCTCGGACTCGCCGACTTCCTGCTCGTGGATCTCCTGAGCGTCTTGAGTCTCGCACGCGACCCTCCGCTCCAACCCCTGAAACATTTGATTCCGGAACGACTGCAGGTTCCGCTTCACGATGCCCGGCTCGGGCGCGTCACCTCCCTGGACTTCTCGCCTCACCACGTGAGCGGGGAGCATCTGGTTTGGGCACCCTGGGCAACCGTCGAGAAGTCCCGCTCTGCCGCTGCCTCCTGAGCTCTGCTCAGATATCCACCCTGCATTCAAATCACGGGGGTTCTCAGCCAAACCCTTTGGCAACCGGCCCTGACTGAACccctcgggtgtctccgcggctgTTGCGGGAGGCATATCCCGCTGCACAGGCCAGCGATAGTTTCGCATGAGGCAAGCTATCCACGGCTCATCCTGTCCGGAAGTTTTGTTCCCCCCGTTGTCGCCCTCGCAGCTCAAGAGTCCCGCGCAGCGGGAGCCTTGCGGGGACCACCCATCTGGATGAAGGCCCTCAGTGTACACCGGGAGCGAAGGTCTGTGAACGAGCCTCAAAACCGAAGTGGTAGTCGTCTCGCCGTACCCCGGCACCTTTCGCTGTGCTGCTTCTGACCCGTTCTGCACACCCGTTGGAGACGGGTTGTCTCCGCTGCCGCTGCGTCGGTTTCTAAGAGAACTGCCACCGAAAGTCAAGGTTCCTGCGATGGCCATTGTGCCCTGACTGTCCCTGTTGATCGTCGCAACTGCTTGTGCGACGTCCGGCTCCGAGCCTCCCCTGCTGGTCGCTTCGCAGCTTCCCGAGTGTTCTCTCGGAGGTATGCCttcatcttttctctcggctccAGCGGACCCGTTTCGCAGTTCGTGCTCGGACCCCCTCAGGCGCTGAAGCGGGTCCGGCCGAGCCACTGCCTCGGCGTCCACACCCACCTCGCCGCCCCGGTAATCCCCGCCTGCTCTCATGTAGCCGCCAGGAACTTCGGGCGACAGcgcttttcctgtctcggcctcgccgagCGCCCGACGCATCTCTCCCGTACACGTCCCTCGTGGCGTGCCTGCTGTGAAGGAGTCGGGGCGCACGCCCGCTGATTCGCCGTCGTTTTCATGCTCCACAG from Neospora caninum Liverpool complete genome, chromosome VIII includes the following:
- a CDS encoding putative DNA-binding protein, whose translation is MTALDRLVDLHQKLLKYEHAAETEELESALKSLSLSELEAQGVVLPRLVVHQVRSGLYSRTLVDFCTRRASQAFQERQKKAGPADAEDGAASDASLLPPQHRFTPGDIVGLFDEVHALQAAGSKGALASGVVHKVRAQVISIAFEDDDWVSSSDKANRGASGGKGREDEGRSSFHLALISSSVTIERQLKALDRLKNYAPNGPAQTLLNLCFGFQQPQPLAPAPQQDTGASDPAAGSSECADGLQTSDFAAGSHSLPSVSLDLSRCGDFPWFCPTLTVSQKRAVLLGLRSRDLALIHGPPGTGKSTALLELLLQLASRGCRVLACAPSNVAVDNLLERIAAFAEPSATPSASGAALRLASRLRKCVRLGHPARVDENLARFCLESQLQRSEGAALSREIRRELDLNLEMLKDRKKLERHVERRRVETAGEASANDDGARPGASRSAWSLAKRELREEIRTLRKELRAFERKAVEEVLEQCPIVFATCAGADDETLRQFFGNGDTSASQPGRNGFDVVVIDEAAQASSGFFSLTSPLPFPVVCAVLSDRVAPALEAVCWIPLLYGHRAVLAGDHCQLAPTIKSRAAERGGLGITLFERQMQAAHGSRISQLLDTQFRMHRTIMDWSNEQFYKGELRADESVASRLLEDKYPRLRDETSGKRPPEGEVPSASVAPPFLWIDTAGVSWLEEDGQEDPSLLRNGPVSARVHASKSNRGEAALLVKRLQELVWNFGVDAEDICVITPYRQQVQVLRQFLREAADAEPSPASVAGARGEEAERETRRLRQSFARIPVNTVDGFQGKEGEVVAISLVRSNPRHEVGFLKDVRRLNVAVTRAKRHLLIVGDSETIGGQEEGDASEPEAPDADLRTEETPGPAEGAPRSRRSAREILRSLFQYASEKGEIRSALEFIDISQVPGATERKPKQARETPSSAAERKTAARTDRSGWAASSSGLDPAKPGKGMSRAAAKKKKHERKLKLRGTAEAAEASGDGGEGPSRQRGVGDGRAGSSGDSGEAHSLEAKYRSILVQFVQRAEQTARQSPGASPSYTFPSSLTAYERKIVHALAVELGLSHVSLGTGEERQVVVSVRQRRGGVPGTAQARHEETKAEAADAEGWRESPRSGSEGEAASVRESERGRCGDGREEGGHAEGPLEKTSGRPQASLGKKKKGEEAARPEKGSEDDFDALLESLSKEDWTCGFSRCQASTKVLGRTCPFCRKRFCFSHSMPEIHGCGDAASAGARKSFRESVARERRREEEKRSGSGLASGANSIFLGKSYAGNAWAQSQAQQKLRDKIEQEKKKRTAKKKEEGRK